A region of the Meles meles chromosome 18, mMelMel3.1 paternal haplotype, whole genome shotgun sequence genome:
GGCCCCCAGCCTTGCGCTTGGAGCTTCCTCCCAGACCAGGCAGCAGGGCAGCCTGTGTGCCTTGGGAGCACCCGGTCGCCCCGGGGATCACAGGCAGGTGTTGAGGATTGGCCCTGGCTGGGCGCAGAGCCTCCCGGAGCCGTTCCTGGGGGCTGGGCCGaggccccccacctccccccagttgCCCCAGGCCTCACCAGCAGAAGGAGCGCCAAAGTCATCAGGATGGCGCAGCCGCACATTCCCGCCAGGCCCAGGAGATGCAGGGTCCGGCGCCCAGCCCGCTCCACCAGGAACACCTGCCGGGAGAGTCAAGGCTCGGTGGGGGGCCTCGGTGGGGGGCCTCtgaagcacaagaagggggacCCCAGGGAGGAAGGCTGGGGCATCTGGGGGACGCGAAGCCAATGGGGGAGGCGGCACCATCCATTACCGAGACCAAGGTGAAGACCGTGTTGACCACCCCGGCCCCTATGGTGGCGTAGGCCGGCTGCCCCACCCCCGCCGACTCAAAGATGCTGGTTGAATAATAGAAGACCTgcgggggaaggagaaggaagggggctgGCAGTGTGTCCCTCGCTCCCTCGCAGCCACGCTATGTGGGGGGCTGGATCGCCGGGGGGCGGGCTGCGGGCTCCCCCTTCTCCCAGGctgcgcccccacccccgccccacccgaGGCTGCCCACCACCTACGGCGTTGATGCCCGACAGCTGCTGGCTCAGCTGCAAGACCACCGCGATGACCAGGGGCTGCCGGTGGGTGTGGCTGCCCAGCAGCTGGAGCAGGGACAGCGGGCGCTCCCGCTCCAGCTTCCGCTTCTCCTCCTTCAGCTCGGCCAGCGCGCCCGACACGTCGGCCCAGCCAGTCAGGCGCTTCAGACCTACAGGTGACGAGGGTCAGGCCTGAGTGGACGGGGCGGGGGAGCCCTCCCCCCCGCAGGACAGGTGCTAGAAaggtgggggcagtgggggtaAGCTCACTCTTCCTGGCGGGCCCCTCCAGGTTCCGGATGATGTAAAGGTAGCGCGGGCTTTCCGGGCAGAAGGGCAGGAGGACCAGTTGCAGGAGGGCAGGCAGCACCGTGATGCCCAGCAGCAGGGGCCAGAGGGCGGCGGTGCCCAGCATGGACTCCAAGCCCAGCACCTGGGGGAACGCGCGTGGGAAGGAAAGGGGACAGGCCGTTCAGCCCAGAGCCCCCactcaacccccccacccccaaacacccAAAAGGCCCGGCCCGGTCACCTGGGCGATCAGAATGCCAATGACGATGGCCAGCTGGTTGAGCGTCCCCAACGCACCGCGCAGGTGAGTGGGGGCGATCTCCCCCACGTACATGGGCACCAGCCCCGACGTGAGTCCTGGACAGAGGGAAGAAGACAAGGGTGAGGGTGCCTGGCCGCTCCCACCCCCAAGCTCAGAGCCAGCGGAGGACAGCAGGGCGCTGGGCGTGGCGTGGGGCCGGGCGGGTACCTGAGTAGGCGCCAATAAGGAAACGTCCCAGAATGAGCATCTCGTAGGATGCCGCGGCTTTGGCCAGGCCCATGAGGGCGCCCCCCAGCACCGCCAGGATGTTGTTGACCAGCATCGCCCTCTTCCTGACAGGCAAGGAGTGGGGCCGAGAATTGGGGTGCCAGGCGGAGGCCCCCTTCCTGCCCGCCCCAACCCTCGCCCTCCAGCCCCATACCTTCCCAGCCACTGAGAGACGACGCCAACAAGGAAGGAAGAGATCATGCCACCCACGGAGAAGATGGCCACGGAGAGAGCCCAGAGGGTGGTGAGGGTGCCCGGCGGGATGGAGCCGGGTCCCTCAggcccctgcctccccagccaCGTCTCATTGTAGCTCTGCTCAATCACCTGGTGTTGGGGGGGGGAGACAACGGAGGGGTGACGGCCTGCGGAGACCTCCCCCTCAGCTCTCCCATGCTGTTCCCCGCTCCCCCCTTGTTTGGACAGCCCACTCTGCCCGCTGCAGGCCCCTCACCTTCTGCGGGGCATTGATGACCCCAATGTTGTAGCCGAACTGCAGGGAAccgagcacagcagagaagacaGCGAGGACCAGGGTCCCAGTGACTCGCTGCTGGGGGGGTTCCCCGTCCTGGGTGGGCAAAAGCAGAGAGGAGGCGGGTCACACAGAATCATGATTTCTTCCCTTCGTCCAGGGGCCCGGGCCCCGTTGGAGCCTgaagatgctgggctccatccaacATGTTGGCCGAGGGAAACGGGGCCATATTAGGAATGAGGCGAGGAACTCAGGGTAAACAGCAGCAGTCACTGGCCATGTCACCGCGCATGAAGGAGAAACGGGATGTCTGAGTCCAGAGAAATGTTTGAAGATCTTGGCCTCACTGTTTCCTGGTGACCTTGGGACAGGCTTTTGGCATTAAGACTGGAGTTCAgatttgtgtgaccttgggcaagtcactttcccGCTCTGAAGCTAAGGTTTCCTCTGGGTCAGGGGCCCTAGGAGTGATGTtgcctgctctgcctacctgtcccTGAAAACAAGAAAATCAAAATCATATGCTAAGGGGAGTCCTGACCGCACAGGATTTATAAGCCAACAAAGGCCTTATCACCGGCCTCTACCCTCTTCCGACCCCTCTGGGGGTGCTCTCAGAGGGCTCCTGGAGGCCCCCAACATGCCCAAGAAGGACAATTCCAAAAAGGACATCGCGGTCATTCCTACCGCATATGGCCCTTGGGGTGGCCCTCTCTG
Encoded here:
- the SLC2A4 gene encoding solute carrier family 2, facilitated glucose transporter member 4; this translates as MPSGFQQIGSEDGEPPQQRVTGTLVLAVFSAVLGSLQFGYNIGVINAPQKVIEQSYNETWLGRQGPEGPGSIPPGTLTTLWALSVAIFSVGGMISSFLVGVVSQWLGRKRAMLVNNILAVLGGALMGLAKAAASYEMLILGRFLIGAYSGLTSGLVPMYVGEIAPTHLRGALGTLNQLAIVIGILIAQVLGLESMLGTAALWPLLLGITVLPALLQLVLLPFCPESPRYLYIIRNLEGPARKSLKRLTGWADVSGALAELKEEKRKLERERPLSLLQLLGSHTHRQPLVIAVVLQLSQQLSGINAVFYYSTSIFESAGVGQPAYATIGAGVVNTVFTLVSVFLVERAGRRTLHLLGLAGMCGCAILMTLALLLLERVPAMSYVSIVAIFGFVAFFEIGPGPIPWFIVAELFSQGPRPAAMAVAGFSNWTCNFIIGMGFQYVAEAMGPYVFLLFAVLLLGFFIFTFLKVPETRGRTFDQISADFHRTPSLLEQEVKPSTELEYLGPDEND